TTACTAGATTTTGTTTTCGCCACAAAATTGTATCGTTCGCAGATTTTACATCATTTTCAATTTGGACTTTAATTTCAGATAATGGGAAAGTTCCAAAGAGAAACACCAAAACTACTACTATAATCTAGAGAGCAAAGAAACTTTCGTCGATCAAACTTACCGGCGACGGCGATCACCGTCACCTCTATTTCCTCTTCCTTGCCAACAAACAGAGAAGATTACATATTTCCACTACATATTCATATTCAGAATCACTGAACCACGTAATGCGCAAACGcaaagtttaaattctaaatgtGATTCAATTACGACAATCATGACCTAGTAATATGGCTGGCCATGTTATGATTTGTACAACGGGAATTGTTTCAACAGTTTTGTCTTTTTGTGAAAAATAAGAGCTCACATACTCGCGACGGGCATCACATAGAAAGTCAAGCGCGAGGTGTACGACAGCCGCCCGGTTTCCTTTATCCTGAACTCCACCGAAGTTACTATCACACTTTTCCCCTTCCGCAGCACGCGCCCTTCTACTTCCATTTCCATCTGCAGATAAAAGTTTATCATGGTTAACAATGTATCACTACGAACAACCATTCCTAAAACCAAATTGAATTAACAAGAGCTACGTAGAAGTTAACAGTGACCCCTCCAAATACCACATTAATGCATCAAAACTAAAAGAGGTGACGGAAGAGTAAAACACTATCACTCGAGTAAACAAACACATCAGCTATCGGCACTTAGTAGTTCTACTTTAGTGTTACAGTAACAAACAAAGTAACAACCATCAATGAAAAAACACGTCCGTGCGTTTCCAAAATGCATCAGCtcttttcaatttgtttcaCATGAAAAGGGAATGGAATTGTTACGTATACACCCTGATTGTTATCAACCAGTGAGAATTTGAACATGGAAAAGAGAATACGGAGCAGCAGAAGCCACGCAAGAGAGCGCCATTCAGACAACAATCTCCAGAAACTTAACTTTTGCATTACGACCAAGCCATGTGAAAATGTctattcaattaaaaattttgagttgaaGTATGAAAATTACAAGAACACTAGGACCTCAACAGACTATACTCTCTAACTCTAACAAATGTCGGCAAAGTGAAAAGGATCGGTAGCCATTTAACTTTTACCTTTCAGAAAACAGAACGTGCCAATTCAGAAGATTGAATCTTCAAATACCAATCAACATCGTAATTCTCTCAAGCCGATCAAGCTGGTTGCATAAATACCTCAAGAGAATGACATAAGCACACGAACATGTACAACCAGCAATATTAGTCACCAAAGGCTCAGAACTATCCAACAAAGATCTCCGTATTAGAGTCGGCACACTTTTGAAAGTTAAGATGATTATTTTCTCCAAGCTCATAGCATAGAGTGTCACATAAAGTGTTTCTGAACTCTCATATGCACCCTTAATTTGTTGCTAAATAGTATAGTACATAGGTCAATCCATATAGAGTCGGAGTAGCTCACCATTTTCGTTCTATTACATTAGCAACATCATACCTCCCCTACACAGGCAGAGAAGGATTTTTACGAAAAGTAATCGACATAACATAACTTTTGAATTTACACGAGTTGAGAGATCTATTAACCTTAAAGATAacaaaatcatcaaattttacTTCAGATTCTCCAAGCAGAGGATTATCAAtcaatcgacgatccacacaaAGGCCTCTCATCAGTAGAAGAACATAACCCTAAATTCATTATCTAATATAGAAGAATTCTACACCAAATCTATTATTAGTTCATTCGAAGTGCGTTAAACCAAAGCGAAACAGAAAGAAAATTCCAAAATTCCCACATTAGAGACTCTCATAACATCTCATCATTATCAATCGGTAATATGATCACATGATGGGTCGGAGAGAGAGGGAATCTAGGGACAGCATCGATTGGtcagagagatagagagagagaggagatcacAGGGTtcgcggggggggggggggggcgctCACACGTACGCGAGCGCACGGAAGGTAGAGTGGCGGACTCGCCGAGGAAGAACTCCGATCGCCGGCGACGGCCCTGCGCTGGCCGACGCGACCCgcccgccaccgccgccaccgcgcCGCCAGTGAGCTGTGTTGTAGGGTTCAGCAAGCCGCAACTAAAGCAGACATCAGCGAAGCTNNNNNNNNNNNNNNNNNNNNNNNNNNNNNNNNNNNNNNNNNNNNNNNNNNNNNNNNNNNNNNNNNNNNNNNNNNNNNNNNNNNNNNNNNNNNNNNNNNNNNNNNNNNNNNNNNNNNNNNNNNNNNNNNNNNNNNNNNNNNNNNNNNNNNNNNNNNNNNNNNNNNNNNNNNNNNNNNNNNNNNNNNNNNNNNNNNNNNNNNNNNNNNNNNNNNNNNNNNNNNNNNNNNNNNNNNNNNNNNNNNNNNNNNNNNNNNNNNNNNNNNNNNNNNNNNNNNNNNNNNNNNNNNNNNNNNNNNNNNNNNNNNNNNNNNNNatatatatttattgttggAGGTTTTGtgaggaaaaaaataagaaaacttTCAAATATCACCGattggtttcgcactttctcacttcaatattatgtaatttaaaatgtGCTCTCGTTAACTTTtctttaaatcatatacaaaaagctTCACCACCTATAATTTATTAagtattcactttagtaccctttagttttaactttatcaccaagttaacgaaaaaaaatagtgaacaagataataaaaggaaaaaaataaaattatatggtaCAAAAGtgatacatatattttaaatcagagagtactaaagtaaaaaaaatgcaaaaccactggagtggtatttgaaaatttttcaaataataattctaaaaatcaattatattttataaatgagaTTATCAAATACTCTATTgagtcaaaaattatttttaaatttaaaaattatattttgaaagttaggcccaaatattcactttataaGATAGTAGCAGTATTAGATAGTCACACCTGGCCATTTGCTgtgaatataattaaaaatatagtattgcggatataaatatagttaaaaatataattagatatatttatatatttttttatttggttgttaAATACAGTTGGAgagtatatttttaaatttttactgttttatagagagaagaaaattattttatactttaaaaaaattaaaattaagctttatttaagtttaaaaatggATAAGTTAGAATGGTTCGTAATTCAGATAAGtgctacaaattttttttttctttttttgaaagagagataGCTGCttctgaaaatatgaatcaattagaattcgaacttaggaacTTGNAATTCAGATAAGtgctacaaattttttttttctttttttgaaagagagataGCTGCttctgaaaatatgaatcaattagaattcgaacttaggaacTTGGATATCAACCATCGAGTCTTTAGCACTTGCGCTAGGGGCGGTCGGTAAGAAGGGAGAAACGTGTGAGTTAAAAAACTGCAAGGATTCACTTTGTCAGGTGAACCGGTCCGGTCGAACAAATTCGGTCCAATCGACCGGCTGGGCGGCGTTATGAAGTTGCAGTAGCCAAATGCAGAAGCAGCTTCTGGAAACCATGGCTCTCTCGTTCACCTCCGCCGCACCCACCACGGTGagctcctctcctcctcctcctcctcctcctcctcttcctcctcctcctacttgTATCCATGaactcaaatttgaaaaataaacacaaaaaatggggaaatttttcttttttttggggggcggGGGAATTTTGTAGTGGGAGAAGAGGCTTCCGCCGCCCCGGTTCGCTCCTTCGTTCCTGGATTTCACCCCCGAGATGAAATTCGCGGAGAAATCGAAAAGAGGGGGGAAAATTCGAGCTTGCTTCGAGCCCTTCGAAGATCAACCCATCATCAAAGATGCCATAAAGGTTCGATTTTTATCCTCTTTTATCcctttatttgttttctttttttttgcttgattgGATGATGGATATGGGATGATAATGCCCtaagttatataaaaaaaaagttttaattgtTTGCAATGTAGTCCCTGAAGTTTCAGTTTAATCCCTTTGagttagagagaaaaaagaaaaagaaaaagtgcaaCTGTAGTGCTAACCAGTAACAATCATAGTGTAAACAAACATTACGGACTAAATTGTTTCAGTTTAAACCACGATGACCCAACATTAACAATTTGGGTCAAATTTTAGGGAATTGTATTTGTAACTAAACCTGTATTAAGTGACCAAATTGCTCCCTATTGATCTCTTGTAGGAGCCAGTGGCTTTCATGGGCGGGGTGTTTGCGGGTTTGCTGAGGCTGGATTTGAGTGAGGATCCACTCAAGGAGTGGCTGGCGCGGACCGTGGAAGCTTCCGGAATCGCCGTGGAGGGTGAGATCAACGGCGAGGAGGATTCGAAAGAGGAAGCTGAAGGTGATTCCCCTCAGCAAATTGAGATTGAATGATGTGTatctttttccctcttcttaTATTATTAGCAATTAGTACTTGTAATACACGTTTATGACTAAAGTTCTTAAGGTGTTTCCCCATATTTCACATATGATTTTGCTATTTATAATTGCTCA
The sequence above is drawn from the Ananas comosus cultivar F153 unplaced genomic scaffold, ASM154086v1, whole genome shotgun sequence genome and encodes:
- the LOC109704831 gene encoding UPF0426 protein At1g28150, chloroplastic-like, encoding MQKQLLETMALSFTSAAPTTWEKRLPPPRFAPSFLDFTPEMKFAEKSKRGGKIRACFEPFEDQPIIKDAIKEPVAFMGGVFAGLLRLDLSEDPLKEWLARTVEASGIAVEGEINGEEDSKEEAEGDSPQQIEIE